CCTCAAAGGTAacctttaaatgttttttttcttttaaaagacCTATCATTCCCACTAAACTTTTGTTTACTCATGTATCTTATGTAGGATGCATATCCTGAAGGATTAGCATTTAACCGGCTTGTAGAATTGACTCTGTGTACATCTGAACCGGAATGGTTGAATCTACTTATGCGTCTTCTCAAAGATTCCCCCAAACTAAGAGTCCTCAAACTAGAACAGGTAAATTTATTTCCTCTTATAACCTTTTTTAATATTCTGAAGCGGATTGATTATACTTACTATGGATCCTTGTGAATGTCAGGTCCATCTCCGTGAGGCTGTGAATCCACGGCCGTGCTGGAACGAACCTACTCATGTTCCTAGCTGTTTATTGTCAAGTCTTGAAACTTTTCAATGGTCACAATacgaaggaagagaagaagagatcaaaGTCGCGAAATTCATCATAAGAAACTCTGCTTGTTTGAAGAATGCAACTTTCTATCCTAAATCTACTGATCCTGTAGAGAAGCTTGAGATGCTAATAGAATTATCAGTGTCACCAAGGAGTTCTTCAATATGTCAGCTTGATTTCGGTCGTGAGACTCCTACAGTCAGGGACATTTTTCATGATCACCGTTTGATGAAGCGTTTAAGACAGACATACCAGAAAAATTGTGACAAAAATGGTTTCCCTTAAACTCTACATTAGATGATTTCTctcatttttttgttaaatggatatatttatttgagcctatttagtttttttttcgtgTCCTGATATTGTTCACTTGAATTAGCATTCATAGTTTAGAATTACGATTCACTAGAACTATGACTATCAGGGGGTAAAATTAGTAATTGGCTAATATACAACTCGATCACTCCCAACTCATCTCAAATGTACATGTTGTGAATAACAAACGAGTTAGACTCAAGAAATCAAGAAACTAATTAAAGAGAACTCTAATTGAGTCAAACATCTATATGATGATTTTTTCGTGATGTGAGTAGTAAGTTACAAACTCTTACATAGTTACAGCCATATTTATAAGCTTCAAAACCCTGGCAAAAGTCGAATGGTTGGtcacatattttttaattgcatTTTCACCCTTTTAAGTAATTTATCTGAACTTCATTTTGTTTGTGAGAATGTTGCCATAAGATAGGTGTTTCATCTTttcgttgtcaaaaaaaaagatagctGTTTCATCTCCCCCCTCATCTCTGCAATTTGCAAATATCTTTACAAATTAAAAGGTTTTCGAAGCACATTATTCAATGAATTTTGAACCAGTTTAACCATCAAGCCTTCCAACACTTACACATAAGGAAATTGATAGAATGTGATATTTTTTCAATCaatttgtatttaatttgtAATCAATTAGAAAAGCCACGATGcaattctttttttctcttttcaacTAATTTCTAGTGGGATGCCTTGTCAATATATACTAtccatttttatttaagaaaaacgGGGATGGGAAGGAATCATATGTTTAATACAGTACAAGGAAATTTGACAAAACTAGACAAAAAGTTAAcctattgtatatataaaagagcGGTAAGAccattatgattttttttttttaatcagtgaGATCAGGAATTAGGGTTTCTTTCTTGTTGAACGGGTAAcgaagggtttaggggtttttcGATTGTTTTATACGAAAGGAATTTTCCGTTAGATTACTAGCTCATCGTAAACCTCTCTCGCCTGCTCAACGACGGTTGAGTTTGGTTCCCGTGAAAGAATCTAGTGAGCTTCTTCGAAAGcgaaaacaaataatattttcagaGCCAGGTAACGACATTAACGGTTCTTTGTCTGAACGCTATGCTTTCATGAGAATATAAGTTCTGTATGTCTCCCAGTACTATGAGATGCAGTTAGGTGTTTGTATACTCTCTTATTTGTATTTAAACTACATAACTATATTCTTACGCTAGGGTTTGGTTTGACCTTGTGTCGTTtctcatgattttttttgtttggtttacgagaaaaaaaaacacttacaATTTCACattccttgtttttttttatttgtgtaaTCTGAAAGCTTGGGGTTTGAGAGAGGAAGATGACTCCTGTGGATATGATCAGTCATTTGCCTGAAGCGCTACTCTTGAGAATACTGTCAGAACTGACTATTACTAAAGATGTTGTGGCTACAATGGTTTTGTCAAAACAATGGGAATGTCTTTGGAAGTCAGTGCCAAAACTTGTTTACGACGAtagctataaaaatattgatacTGGAAGGTTTTCTAGCTTTGTGGACAGGTCTTTGATTCTGCATGAGGCACCAGTAGAAACTTTGCATTTCATACTTACTCAGAAGTCTGCTGCTGTTGACATTGGAGTATGGATTACAATTGCAGTTAAATGCCGTGTGCGTAACATGTGTATCGATATCGACTGCTCTTCCAGTAAAACTCCAGCCATACTTCCAAGAAGTCTATATACAACAGGCTCTAGAATGCTTGTTTCCTTGAAACTAAAGAGTGTGACTCTTATGGATGTTTCTACATTGCCTtctttgttgataaaaaaaaaaagaacacgtttttttggtttttggttggTAAGTTTGGTTGTTACACCAACTCACCACCAACTCACAAATCCCCCTCCTATAAATACATGCgtgaaggagaaggggaaattcatcccaaacaagaaaaacaaagtaagagagaacaagagaagagaagaagagatagtgcaagagagaaaaaaaaaatatctttcttGTGAGAAAAATCTTTCTCTTTAAGAAATTACGAATAATTTCTTGGGTGTATTTGGGATCGGGTGTGAGTTGAGAGTTTGTAAAATTTCCTgggttgataataaaagatctgtagcaggtccggagacgtaggcaacattggccgaactccgttaacaattttgtATGTGTTTTCCCGCTCCCATAAATTCTGGTTTTCCGCAAAATTTGACCGCGTATTTCCTaacaactggtatcagagcctgaGTTACGGTGATCGGTCAAATTTTTTGCAGGGTTACTATTCACGTGAACAGTACTTCGTGAATAGTGAATTTTCTCGGTAACATCGGTTTGTCGACGAAGGTGTTCTAATACACGGTGGTTCCAGAAACGATGGGAGGCGAAGACGGTTTGGCGCACAGTATCGGGAAATTTGACGGTACAGATTATGCATTTTGGAGAATGCAAATTGAAGATTATCTGTACGGAAAGAAGCTTCATCAACCGCTGAGCAAGAAGCCTGAGAAGATGGATCAGGATGAGTGGGAGCTCCTTTACAGACAAGTTCTGGGTGTTATAAGGTTAACACTGTCGAAAAACGTTGCTCACAACGTTGCGAAGGAGAAGACCACGGAAGGGCTCATGAAAGTTCTCTCTGATATGTATGAGAAACCTTCGGCAAACAATAAGGTATTTCTCATGaagaaactctttcatttgaaGATGGAAGAAGGTGGCCTGGTTGCCGCACATGTGAACGAGTTCAACACGATTGTCAACCAACTGTCATCGGTTGAAATCGAGTTTGATGATGAAGTGCGAGCACTGATTTTGTTGGCATCTCTGCCAAATAGTTGGGAGCCGATGAGGGCAGCGGTTAGTAATTCTGTGGGTACTCAAAAGCTCAAATTCAATGATGTTAGAGATCGTATCCTTGGTGAGGAAGTTCGAAGGATAGACTCTGGGGAGGCATCAACGAGCTCTGCTTTCAACGTGGAAAACAGAGGGAGAAACCCAGATAGAAATAACCGGAGTAATGGCAGATCGAAGTCAAGGAATGGATGGGGCCAGTCCAAATTCAGACAGCCTGCAGAGTGCTGGAATTGTGGAAAGACAGGTCACATTAAGAAGAATTGCCGAGCACCACCGAAGAAGGAAGACAACACTAGAGGCGGAGCCAATGCAGTGACACGTGAAATCGCTGATGCATTGGTAGTGTCTGTTGATTCCCCGAGGAAAATTGAAGCTCGTGATGCAACTGCAAATACCACCAAAGCGTCAATCTCCTATGTCGATAGCCCAGTTGATTCATGGGTGCTTGACTCAGGAGCGTCGTTCCACACCACACCGCACCATAACATCATGGAAAATTATGTTGCGGGAAATTACGGAAAGGTATATCTTGCTGATGGATTACCTTTGGACATAGTTGGTATTGGAGATATCAACCTGAAAATGTCAGACGGACGTGTGTGGAAGATTACCAAGGTCAGACATGTGCCAAAGTTGATGCGAAATCTGATTTCAGTAGGTCAACTTGATGATATGGGGCACGATGTTAATTTTGGTGGTGGAGCCTGGAGAGTGAAGAAAGGTTCCATGGTGGTGGCTAGAGGTCATAAAAGAGGCACTCTTTATATGACGACGAGTTATCAAGACACTGTTGCTGTTGTCGAGAATGCCAAACAGACCAAGTTGTGGCATTGTAGGTTGGGgcacatgagtgagaaagggATGAAACTCATGGTGGAAAATGGCGCTCTTCCGGATCTGAAGACGGTGGATCATCAGATGTGTGAAAGTTGCATCCTTGGAAAACAGAAACGGGTTAGTTTCTCTAAAGGAGGAAGAGAGCCAAaatctgagaagttagagctggtGCACACTGACGTGTGGGGACCCACTCCTGTTGCATCGCTGGGAGGTTCATACTACTAtgtgacctttattgatgactcCACAAGAAAAGTGTGGGTTTACTTCATGAAGAACAAGCATGAAGTGTTTTCGGTTTTCAAAATTTGGAAAGCCATGGTTGAGATTGAGACGAATCTCAAGTTGAAGTGTctaaggtctgataatggtggtgagtacATCAGCGGCGAGTTCAAGAGATATTGCGCTGATAATGggatcaagatggagaagactattcctggaacgcctcaacagaatggaataGCGGAAAGGATGAACCGAACCTTGAATGAGCATGCAAGGAGCATGAGATTGCACTGTGGATTACCAAAGACGTTTTGGGCAGATGCAATCAATACCGCAGCCTTCTTAATAAACAGAGGACCGTCTGTACCATTGGGATTTAAGATCCCTGAAGAAGTTTGGAGCGGAAAGAAAGTAAACCTTTCTTATCTAAAGGTGTTTGGATGCTTAGCTTATGTTCATATTGATGATGCTGCAAGAAGTAAACTTGACTCGAAGTCTAAGAAGTGTTACTTCATCGGTTATGGTAACGCGGAGTTTGGTTACCAGTTTTGGGATGATGAAAATCGGAAGATCATCCGCAGCAAGAATGTTGTGTTCAACGAAGAAGCGTTGTACAAGGATAAGCTAAGAGAAGGCTCGGAGAAGAAAGAGCCTGGAGCTGTTGACTTAGAAGATATCCTGACACCGGAGTTGCCACAGGATACCGcaacagcagaagaagaaatctctcaagacgagagtggtgaggctgaagaaagtgatgattctgaAGTGGTCCCATATACACCAGTCACGGAGTTACGACGGTCAAGCAGAATCATCAGAAAGCCAGTAAGATTCTCTCCATCGCTCAACTACATTCTGCTCACAGACAGAGGCGAGCCTGAATGTTAtatgcaagttgatgagtcGATCAAGTGGGAGCTTGCAATGAACGACGAGATGGACTCGTTGTTATCCAATCACACGTGGGAGTTAGCAGATTTGCCTAAGGAGAAAAAGGCATTGCATAACAAGTGGGTCTACCGAATAAAAGAAGAACCTGATGGGAGTAAGCGCTATAAAGCGAGGATTGTTGTGaagggattccaacaaaaagaaggcGTTGACTACACCGAAATCTTCTCTCCTGTAGTCAAGATGGTGACTATTAGAACGGTTCTTGGGCTGGTAGCACAAGAAGATCTACATCTTcaacagatggatgtgaagacggCATTTCTCCACGGTGATTTGGATGAGGAAATTTATATGAAGCAACCCGAAGGCTTTGAGATCAAAGGGAAGGAAAGCCTTGTTTGCAAGCTGAAAAGGAGTTTGTAcggcttaaaacaagctccaagaCAGTGGTATAAACGGTTCGACAACTTTATTAAAGGCGTTGGTTTCTTGAGGTGTGATGCTGACCACTGTTGTTACTTCAAGACGcttgaagagtcctacttgatattgctcctatatgtcgatgacatgcTGATAGTAGGAGCAGACTTGCACGAGATCAATAGCTTGAAGACGAAACTCTCAGAAGAGTTTGCGATGAAAGACGTTGGAGAAGCAAGACAGATTCTAGGGATGAGAATCAGTAGGAGCAAGGAAGGTCTTAAGCTATCACAAGAGGAGTATGTGAAGAAAGTCCTCAAGAGGTTTAACATGGATAACGCGAAGCCAGTTAGTACTCCCCTGGCAAGTCACTTTCGGTTATCCAGAGAACAATCTCCAAAGACGGAAGACGAGATGGCATGTATGGATAAagttccatatgcttctgctatAGGAAGCCTGATGTACGCGATGATATGTACAAGGCCAGACATTGCACATGCAGTGGGAGTCGTTAGCAGATTTATGAGCAATCAGGGAAGGAACATTGGGAAGCCGTTAAGTGGATTTtcagatatctaaaaggaaatCCAAGTTTATCGCTACGTTTCACGAAGTCTAAGACGGGATTGCAGGGATATGTTGATGCTGACAATGGAGGTGACATTGACAGCACGAAGAGCACAACCGGGTATGTCTACACCTTTGGCGGTACTGCAATTTGTTGGGTTTCAAAGTTGCAGAAAATTGTATCTCTATCAAGCTGTGAAGCTGAGTATGTTGTGGTAACGGAGGCAACAAAAGAGATGATATGGCTACAGTCTTTTCTAGAGGAGCTAGGCCATGGCCAAGAGAAAA
The window above is part of the Brassica napus cultivar Da-Ae chromosome C3, Da-Ae, whole genome shotgun sequence genome. Proteins encoded here:
- the LOC125582903 gene encoding probable FBD-associated F-box protein At1g32375 produces the protein MRLLKDSPKLRVLKLEQVHLREAVNPRPCWNEPTHVPSCLLSSLETFQWSQYEGREEEIKVAKFIIRNSACLKNATFYPKSTDPVEKLEMLIELSVSPRSSSICQLDFGRETPTVRDIFHDHRLMKRLRQTYQKNCDKNGFP